One window from the genome of Actinomycetota bacterium encodes:
- a CDS encoding metal ABC transporter substrate-binding protein — translation MDTRIWSATRLAGGAAGRVLAAAVLVAGVAALGACGGRNGGAGPDARSEVHVVATTSILGDIVSNVMGDAGRVDVLIGAGVDPHAFEPSAAQVQMLREADLVVANGLQLEERLLAELDAAAREGAAVVHVAEHVDPIPFEDGSPHQADERDPERNPQPDDDADVDVDPHGALDPHFWWDLIRVADAVTVIADHLAQAAPDVAEAATANAASYRSQVLETHQRIVDTLAAVPDERRTLITNHASLGYFAARYGFRLVGTVVPGGTTLAEPSPRQLADLAQVIRTTGVPAVFTESIGSARLVEALRAEVGGEVAVVELYSDALGRPGSGAETYLGMMTTNAQRIADALAP, via the coding sequence TTGGACACCAGGATATGGTCGGCCACCCGCTTGGCGGGCGGGGCCGCGGGGCGCGTGCTGGCCGCCGCCGTCCTCGTCGCGGGCGTGGCGGCACTCGGCGCGTGCGGAGGGCGGAACGGCGGTGCCGGCCCCGACGCCCGCAGCGAGGTGCACGTCGTCGCGACAACCTCGATCCTGGGTGACATCGTCAGCAACGTGATGGGCGACGCGGGGCGCGTCGACGTGCTGATCGGGGCGGGCGTCGACCCGCACGCCTTCGAGCCGTCCGCCGCTCAGGTCCAGATGCTGCGCGAAGCGGACCTGGTCGTGGCCAACGGCCTGCAGCTGGAGGAGCGGCTGCTGGCCGAACTGGACGCCGCCGCGCGCGAGGGGGCGGCGGTGGTCCACGTCGCCGAGCACGTCGACCCGATCCCGTTCGAGGATGGGAGCCCCCACCAGGCCGACGAACGCGACCCCGAACGCAACCCCCAGCCCGACGACGACGCCGACGTCGACGTCGATCCACACGGCGCACTCGACCCCCACTTCTGGTGGGACCTGATCCGTGTCGCGGACGCGGTCACCGTGATCGCCGATCACCTGGCGCAGGCCGCCCCGGACGTGGCCGAGGCCGCGACCGCCAACGCAGCGTCCTACCGCAGCCAGGTGCTCGAGACCCACCAGCGCATCGTCGACACGCTCGCGGCCGTCCCCGACGAGCGCCGCACGCTGATCACCAACCACGCGTCGTTGGGCTACTTCGCTGCGCGGTACGGCTTCCGGCTGGTCGGCACGGTGGTCCCCGGCGGGACGACGCTGGCCGAGCCCAGCCCGCGCCAACTGGCTGACCTCGCGCAGGTCATCCGCACCACCGGCGTCCCCGCGGTGTTCACCGAGTCGATCGGCTCGGCCCGGCTGGTCGAGGCGCTGCGTGCGGAGGTGGGCGGCGAGGTCGCGGTCGTCGAGCTGTACAGCGACGCGTTGGGCCGGCCGGGTTCGGGCGCGGAGACCTACCTGGGGATGATGACCACCAACGCCCAGCGCATCGCCGACGCGCTCGCGCCGTGA